In Bradyrhizobium sp. CCBAU 051011, the following are encoded in one genomic region:
- a CDS encoding N-acetylmuramoyl-L-alanine amidase: MKRREFICDLGSIAWGFWPGRRTVIAAMAAVVLLPIDAGNAGWLSDLFKGSPKQGKSSRQAKPAKHVASPKSAALAKRTASSKRHTVKLAALGPVQLPAAALKPVTTRCEPAKFRIVLDVGHTAESEGAISARNVSEFVFNLRLAKQIEQKLKAEGFAETRLLLTEGKARRSLFKRVATANDLRADLLLSIHHDSVPNKFLEDWEFEGKKSRFSDRFSGYSVFVSRNNPDFKTSLSFAELIGKEMKAQGLEYARQYSEPIMGRHQRPLLNRETGVYRYDELIVLRKTRMAAALLEAGSIINRDEELMMSSPERRNIISSGVTAAVKEFCEPRWGILGPL; this comes from the coding sequence ATGAAGCGCCGCGAGTTCATTTGTGATCTCGGCAGTATCGCTTGGGGATTTTGGCCCGGCCGCCGCACGGTCATCGCGGCAATGGCTGCAGTGGTGCTGCTGCCGATCGACGCCGGCAACGCCGGCTGGCTGTCGGATCTCTTCAAAGGCTCTCCAAAGCAAGGCAAATCGTCAAGACAAGCCAAGCCGGCGAAGCACGTCGCTTCGCCCAAGTCAGCCGCTTTGGCGAAGCGTACAGCCTCGTCAAAGCGCCACACTGTAAAGCTTGCCGCGCTGGGTCCGGTCCAATTGCCCGCTGCCGCTTTGAAACCGGTCACGACGCGTTGCGAACCCGCAAAGTTCCGGATCGTGCTGGATGTGGGACATACCGCCGAATCGGAAGGCGCGATCAGCGCTCGCAACGTCTCCGAATTTGTCTTCAACCTGCGCCTTGCGAAGCAGATCGAGCAGAAGTTGAAGGCCGAAGGCTTTGCCGAGACCAGATTGCTTCTGACCGAGGGCAAGGCCAGGCGCAGCCTCTTCAAACGCGTCGCCACCGCCAACGATCTGCGCGCAGACCTCCTCCTGTCGATCCACCATGACTCCGTGCCCAACAAATTCCTCGAGGATTGGGAATTCGAGGGAAAGAAGAGCCGTTTCAGCGACCGCTTTAGCGGATATTCCGTCTTCGTCTCCCGCAACAATCCGGACTTCAAGACGAGCCTCTCGTTCGCCGAACTGATCGGCAAAGAAATGAAGGCTCAGGGCCTCGAATATGCCAGGCAATATTCCGAGCCGATCATGGGCCGGCACCAGCGTCCGCTGCTGAACAGGGAAACCGGCGTGTATCGCTACGATGAGCTCATCGTACTGAGAAAGACCCGGATGGCTGCCGCCCTGCTGGAGGCGGGCTCGATTATCAACCGGGACGAAGAACTCATGATGAGCTCACCTGAACGCCGGAACATCATCAGCAGCGGCGTCACAGCGGCGGTGAAGGAATTCTGCGAGCCTCGATGGGGAATCCTCGGCCCACTCTGA
- the lysA gene encoding diaminopimelate decarboxylase yields MNHFDYRNGVLHAEAVNLSELAETVGTPFYCYSTATLERHYRVFTEAFAGEKTLVCYAMKANSNQSVLRTLAKLGAGADVVSGGELKRALAAGIPPNKILFSGVGKTEAELRAALAADILCINVESEPELELLSRLAVEAGKTARISLRVNPDVDAGTHAKIATGKSENKFGIPIERAREVYARAAKLPGIEVTGTDMHIGSQITDLSKMETAFRILSDFVQTLRADGHKIEHIDFGGGLGIPYHADREAPPLPSAYAAMVKRVTHNLGCTLMFEPGRMIVGNAGILVSRVIYVKPGEAKNFVIIDAAMNDLIRPTLYEAHHDILPVREAGKGARTITADVVGPVCETGDYLALDRNMPEPKAGDLLAIMTAGAYGAVQSGFYNTRALVPEVLVKDDQYAVVRPRIEVDELIAMDKPAPWL; encoded by the coding sequence ATGAACCATTTTGACTATCGCAACGGCGTGCTGCACGCCGAGGCCGTCAACCTGTCCGAACTGGCTGAAACCGTCGGCACGCCGTTCTATTGCTATTCGACGGCGACGCTGGAGCGCCATTACCGCGTCTTTACCGAGGCTTTTGCAGGCGAGAAGACGCTGGTCTGCTACGCCATGAAGGCGAATTCCAACCAGTCGGTGCTGCGCACGCTGGCCAAGCTCGGCGCTGGCGCCGACGTCGTCTCCGGCGGCGAATTGAAGCGGGCGCTGGCGGCGGGGATTCCGCCGAACAAGATTCTGTTTTCCGGCGTCGGCAAGACCGAGGCCGAGTTGCGCGCAGCGCTCGCTGCCGACATTCTCTGCATCAACGTCGAATCCGAGCCCGAACTGGAATTGCTGTCGAGGCTCGCGGTCGAAGCCGGAAAGACCGCGCGGATTTCCTTGCGGGTCAATCCTGACGTCGATGCCGGCACCCACGCCAAGATCGCCACCGGCAAGTCCGAGAACAAGTTCGGCATTCCGATCGAACGCGCCCGCGAGGTCTATGCCCGCGCGGCGAAGCTGCCGGGGATCGAGGTGACCGGCACCGACATGCATATCGGCAGCCAGATCACCGATCTCAGCAAGATGGAAACCGCGTTCCGGATCCTCTCCGATTTCGTGCAGACGCTGCGCGCCGACGGCCACAAGATCGAGCATATCGATTTCGGCGGCGGGCTCGGCATTCCCTATCACGCCGACCGCGAAGCCCCGCCCTTGCCATCCGCCTATGCCGCGATGGTCAAGCGGGTGACGCACAACCTCGGCTGCACGCTGATGTTCGAGCCGGGGCGCATGATCGTCGGCAATGCCGGCATCCTCGTCTCGCGGGTGATATATGTGAAGCCGGGCGAGGCCAAGAACTTCGTCATCATCGATGCCGCGATGAACGATCTGATCCGCCCGACGCTATACGAAGCCCATCACGACATCCTTCCCGTTCGCGAGGCGGGGAAGGGCGCGCGAACGATCACGGCCGACGTAGTCGGGCCGGTCTGCGAAACCGGCGACTACCTCGCGCTCGATCGTAACATGCCCGAGCCGAAGGCCGGTGATCTGCTGGCGATCATGACCGCCGGCGCCTACGGCGCGGTGCAGTCCGGCTTCTACAACACGCGTGCCCTGGTGCCGGAAGTCCTGGTCAAGGACGACCAGTACGCCGTGGTCCGCCCGCGCATCGAGGTCGACGAATTGATCGCGATGGACAAGCCGGCACCCTGGCTGTGA
- a CDS encoding lipoprotein — MISNYRPSSSGWAIILLSVTALALGGCGRKGGLDLPPTAAAPQAQATSDTEAERAAQPGVFNSTYGTDAGPSAPKGGKKKFVLDPLLD, encoded by the coding sequence GTGATCAGTAACTACCGCCCGTCATCGTCGGGATGGGCCATCATCCTGTTGAGCGTGACCGCGCTCGCGCTCGGAGGCTGCGGCCGCAAGGGCGGGCTCGACCTGCCGCCGACCGCGGCGGCGCCGCAGGCTCAGGCGACGTCCGATACCGAGGCCGAGCGCGCGGCGCAGCCCGGCGTGTTCAATTCGACCTACGGAACCGACGCCGGCCCCAGCGCCCCCAAGGGCGGCAAGAAGAAATTCGTTCTCGATCCGCTGCTGGACTGA
- the argH gene encoding argininosuccinate lyase, which produces MSNKMWGGRFTERPDAIMEEINVSIDVDRHLYAQDIAASKAHAAMLAAQGIITAGDAKNIGKGLDTILSEIAKGGFDFKRALEDIHMNVESRLSELIGPAAGRLHTARSRNDQVATDFRLYVRDTIDETDAALAAFQHALASRALEHAATVMPGFTHLQTAQPVTFGHHLLAYVEMAARDRGRFADARRRLNESPLGAAALAGTSFPIDRAATAKALGFDRPMANSLDAVSDRDFVLETLSAASIAAVHMSRFAEEIVIWTSPLVGLVRLSDKFTTGSSIMPQKRNPDAAELVRAKTGRVIGALNALLIVMKGLPLAYQKDMQEDKQGAMEAFSALSLAIRAMTGMVLDLVPDENRMKAAAGEGYATATDLADWLVRTLKMPFRDAHHVTGRIVGLASTQGVALHELPLQAMQEVEPKITADALRVLSVEASVKSRTSYGGTAPKNVVSQAKAWLKRLEKERK; this is translated from the coding sequence ATGAGCAACAAGATGTGGGGCGGCCGGTTCACCGAGCGTCCCGATGCGATCATGGAGGAAATCAACGTCTCGATCGACGTCGACCGTCACCTCTATGCCCAGGACATCGCCGCGTCCAAGGCCCATGCCGCCATGCTGGCCGCGCAAGGCATTATCACTGCGGGTGATGCGAAAAATATCGGCAAGGGTCTAGACACGATTTTGTCAGAGATCGCCAAGGGCGGCTTCGACTTCAAGCGTGCGCTCGAAGACATCCATATGAATGTCGAGAGCCGGCTGTCCGAACTGATCGGGCCCGCTGCGGGCCGGCTGCACACCGCGCGCTCGCGCAACGACCAGGTCGCGACCGATTTCCGTCTCTATGTCCGCGACACGATCGATGAGACCGACGCGGCGCTGGCCGCCTTCCAGCACGCGCTGGCGTCCCGCGCGCTGGAACATGCCGCGACCGTAATGCCGGGCTTCACCCATTTGCAGACCGCCCAGCCCGTGACCTTCGGGCATCATCTGCTGGCCTATGTCGAGATGGCTGCGCGCGACCGCGGCCGCTTTGCCGATGCGCGCAGGCGGCTGAACGAATCACCGCTCGGCGCTGCTGCGCTGGCGGGAACCTCGTTCCCGATCGATCGCGCCGCGACCGCAAAAGCGCTCGGCTTCGATCGTCCCATGGCCAATTCGCTCGACGCCGTCTCGGATCGCGATTTCGTGCTCGAAACGCTCTCTGCAGCGTCGATCGCCGCCGTGCACATGTCACGCTTTGCCGAGGAGATCGTGATCTGGACCTCGCCGCTGGTCGGCCTGGTGCGGCTCTCCGACAAGTTCACCACCGGCTCCTCGATCATGCCGCAGAAGCGCAATCCGGACGCGGCCGAACTGGTGCGCGCCAAGACCGGCCGGGTGATTGGCGCGTTGAATGCTCTCCTGATCGTGATGAAGGGCCTGCCGCTCGCCTATCAAAAGGACATGCAGGAGGACAAGCAGGGCGCGATGGAGGCGTTTTCCGCGCTCTCGCTGGCGATTCGCGCCATGACCGGCATGGTCCTCGACCTCGTGCCCGACGAGAACAGGATGAAGGCCGCCGCCGGCGAGGGCTACGCCACCGCCACCGACCTCGCCGATTGGCTGGTGCGAACGCTGAAGATGCCGTTCCGCGACGCCCATCATGTCACCGGACGAATCGTCGGCCTGGCGTCCACGCAGGGCGTGGCGCTGCACGAACTGCCGCTGCAGGCGATGCAAGAGGTCGAGCCGAAGATTACCGCCGATGCCCTGCGCGTGCTGTCGGTGGAGGCATCCGTGAAGAGCCGGACCAGTTATGGCGGCACCGCGCCGAAGAACGTGGTTTCGCAGGCCAAAGCCTGGCTGAAACGGCTGGAAAAAGAGCGAAAATAG
- a CDS encoding TlpA disulfide reductase family protein yields the protein MPEMPPPRPAKTRRIPIAIGAVVAAGVVGIGLFYGLGGLKRGGDPTCTGAVELARKIAPLAHGEVAALTMATTPLRLPDLAFDDAEGKPRKLSEWRGKTVLVNLWATWCVPCRKEMPALESLQTTLGGKDFEVVAINIDTRDPEKPKNFLKEANLTRLGYFADQKAKVFQDLKNIGKALGMPTSVLIDAQGCEIATLAGPAEWASEDAIKLIKAAMQPMKAGS from the coding sequence ATGCCCGAAATGCCCCCGCCCCGCCCGGCAAAGACGCGCCGGATTCCGATCGCCATCGGCGCGGTAGTGGCTGCGGGCGTGGTCGGAATCGGCCTGTTTTACGGGCTCGGCGGCCTCAAGCGCGGCGGCGATCCCACCTGCACGGGGGCGGTCGAACTGGCCCGCAAGATCGCGCCGCTGGCGCATGGTGAGGTAGCCGCGCTGACCATGGCGACGACCCCGCTGCGGCTTCCCGACCTCGCCTTCGACGACGCCGAGGGCAAGCCGAGGAAGCTGTCGGAATGGCGCGGCAAGACCGTGCTGGTGAACCTGTGGGCCACCTGGTGTGTGCCTTGCCGCAAGGAAATGCCGGCGCTGGAGAGCCTGCAGACCACGCTCGGCGGCAAGGATTTCGAGGTGGTCGCCATCAACATCGACACCCGCGACCCCGAGAAGCCGAAAAATTTCCTGAAAGAGGCCAATCTGACCCGGCTCGGCTATTTCGCTGACCAGAAAGCCAAGGTTTTTCAGGATCTTAAGAATATAGGCAAGGCGCTGGGCATGCCGACTTCAGTGCTGATAGACGCCCAGGGCTGCGAAATCGCGACCCTGGCCGGCCCCGCCGAATGGGCCAGCGAGGATGCGATCAAGCTGATCAAGGCTGCGATGCAGCCAATGAAGGCGGGGTCATAG
- a CDS encoding putative motility protein: protein MDMMAMVSSMLSMQAAGTQQQIQTSIIKQNADAEKAAVHTLLGIPSTANLAPGVGGNLNITA from the coding sequence ATGGATATGATGGCTATGGTTTCGAGCATGCTCAGCATGCAGGCGGCGGGTACGCAGCAGCAGATCCAGACCTCGATCATCAAGCAGAACGCGGATGCGGAGAAAGCGGCGGTCCATACGCTGCTCGGCATCCCCTCGACGGCCAATCTCGCCCCCGGCGTCGGCGGCAACCTCAATATTACGGCCTGA
- a CDS encoding IS110 family transposase gives MEHYAGIDVSLECSSVCVVDANGKIVREAKVASEPQALIAWFGSLGFGLERIGLEAGPLSQWLFAAMKIAGLAVELLETRHVRKAFEAMPVKSDRNDARGIAQLMRLGWFRPVHCKSMSAQETRSLLTARKLVQSKLHDVENSLRGILRGFGLKVGKTTGQTFAGRIEELVAGHPHLQTIAKALLAVRTVLRAEFAAFEKQIRRMVRSDMQARLLTSVPAVGPIVALTYASAIDDPARFKSSKQAGAHFGLTPKKHQSGETDYTGRISKIGDASVRTVLYEAANVMLTKPVKGCSQLKSWAMRIKRRAGTNKAKVALARRLAVIMHRMLADGTPFNAAAAAA, from the coding sequence ATGGAGCATTATGCCGGAATCGACGTGTCATTGGAATGCTCGAGCGTGTGCGTTGTCGACGCCAATGGCAAGATCGTGCGCGAGGCCAAGGTGGCGAGCGAGCCGCAAGCCCTAATCGCCTGGTTCGGTTCGCTGGGCTTCGGCCTGGAGCGGATCGGGCTGGAGGCCGGACCATTGTCGCAATGGCTGTTTGCGGCCATGAAGATAGCCGGCCTTGCCGTGGAACTGCTGGAGACGCGGCACGTGCGGAAGGCGTTCGAGGCGATGCCGGTCAAGTCGGATCGCAACGATGCCCGCGGCATCGCGCAACTGATGCGGCTGGGCTGGTTCCGGCCAGTGCATTGCAAATCGATGAGTGCGCAAGAGACCCGATCGCTGCTGACGGCGCGCAAGCTGGTGCAATCGAAGCTTCACGACGTGGAGAACAGTCTGCGCGGGATCCTGCGCGGTTTTGGCCTGAAGGTTGGCAAGACGACCGGGCAGACGTTCGCGGGACGGATCGAGGAGCTCGTGGCGGGCCACCCGCACCTGCAAACGATCGCCAAGGCGCTGCTAGCGGTGCGAACAGTGCTGCGGGCCGAGTTCGCAGCCTTCGAGAAGCAGATCCGCAGGATGGTGCGATCCGACATGCAAGCACGGCTGCTGACGTCAGTCCCGGCGGTCGGCCCAATCGTGGCGCTAACCTATGCCAGCGCGATCGACGATCCAGCCCGGTTCAAATCGTCGAAGCAGGCAGGAGCCCATTTCGGGTTGACCCCGAAGAAGCATCAATCCGGCGAGACCGACTACACCGGCCGGATCAGCAAGATCGGTGATGCTTCGGTGCGCACGGTGCTTTACGAAGCCGCCAACGTCATGCTGACCAAGCCGGTCAAAGGCTGTTCGCAATTGAAGAGCTGGGCCATGCGGATCAAACGGCGCGCCGGCACGAACAAAGCCAAAGTGGCGCTGGCGCGCCGGCTCGCGGTGATCATGCATCGCATGCTCGCCGACGGAACACCCTTTAACGCCGCTGCTGCCGCAGCCTAA
- a CDS encoding 3-hydroxybutyryl-CoA dehydrogenase, which produces MAVTIKKVGVIGSGQMGNGIAHVAALAGFDVVLNDVSDERLKSAMATINGHLSRQVAKQHITEDARKKALARITSTETLDGLADCDLVIETAVEKEEVKRKIFHELCAVLKPEAIVATNSSSISITRLAASTDRPEKFIGIHFMNPVPAMELVELIRGIATDDNTFDTAKEFVANVGKQVAVSEDFPAFIVNRILLPMINEAIYTLYEGVGNVEAIDAAMKLGAHHPMGPLELADFIGLDTCLSIMQVLHEGLADSKYRPCPLLVKYVEAGWLGRKTQRGFYDYRGDKPVPTR; this is translated from the coding sequence ATGGCGGTGACAATCAAGAAGGTCGGCGTGATCGGTTCGGGCCAGATGGGCAACGGGATCGCGCATGTGGCGGCGCTCGCCGGCTTCGACGTAGTGCTCAACGACGTCTCCGACGAACGGCTGAAATCGGCGATGGCGACCATCAACGGCCATCTGTCGCGCCAGGTTGCCAAGCAGCACATCACCGAGGACGCGCGCAAAAAAGCGCTCGCGCGGATCACCTCCACCGAAACGCTGGATGGTTTGGCGGACTGCGACCTCGTGATCGAGACCGCGGTCGAAAAGGAAGAGGTCAAGCGCAAGATCTTTCACGAGCTCTGCGCGGTGCTGAAGCCGGAAGCGATCGTCGCTACCAACTCCTCGTCGATCTCGATCACGCGGCTCGCCGCCTCGACCGATCGTCCGGAAAAATTCATCGGCATTCATTTCATGAATCCGGTGCCGGCGATGGAACTGGTCGAACTGATCCGCGGCATCGCCACCGACGACAATACCTTCGACACCGCCAAGGAATTTGTCGCCAACGTCGGCAAGCAGGTCGCGGTATCGGAGGATTTCCCGGCCTTCATCGTCAACCGCATCCTGCTGCCGATGATCAACGAGGCGATCTACACGCTCTATGAGGGCGTCGGAAACGTCGAGGCGATCGATGCGGCCATGAAGCTCGGCGCGCATCATCCGATGGGCCCGCTGGAACTGGCCGATTTCATCGGCCTCGATACCTGTCTGTCGATCATGCAGGTGTTGCACGAGGGGCTGGCGGATTCGAAGTACCGGCCGTGCCCGCTGCTGGTGAAATACGTTGAGGCCGGTTGGCTCGGCCGCAAAACCCAGCGCGGCTTCTACGATTATCGCGGCGACAAGCCGGTCCCGACGCGCTAA
- a CDS encoding electron transfer flavoprotein subunit alpha/FixB family protein codes for MTTLLIAEHDNASIKDATNKTLTAAAALGADVHVLVAGENAKAAADAASELAGVKKVLLADNAAYAHDLAEPLAALIVSLAPSYDAFVAPATSRFKNVMPRVAALLDVMQVSEIIKVVSPDTFERPIYAGNAIQTVKSKDAKKVITVRTSTFAAAGDGGSAPVENAAAAADPGLSSFVGEEVAKSDRPELTSAKIIVSGGRAMQSRENFAKYIEPLADKLGAGVGASRAAVDAGYAPNDWQVGQTGKVVAPELYVAIGISGAIQHLAGMKDSKVIVAINKDEDAPIFQVADYGLVADLYQAVPELTEALGKLGK; via the coding sequence ATGACGACGCTGCTGATTGCCGAACACGACAATGCGTCGATCAAGGACGCCACCAACAAGACGCTGACGGCAGCCGCCGCGCTTGGCGCCGACGTGCATGTGCTGGTCGCCGGCGAAAACGCCAAGGCCGCGGCCGATGCCGCGTCCGAGCTCGCCGGCGTCAAGAAGGTGCTGCTGGCCGACAACGCCGCCTATGCCCATGACCTGGCCGAACCGCTGGCCGCGCTGATCGTGTCGCTGGCGCCGTCCTATGATGCGTTTGTCGCGCCCGCGACCTCGCGCTTCAAGAACGTGATGCCGCGCGTCGCCGCGCTGCTCGACGTGATGCAGGTGTCGGAGATCATCAAGGTGGTTTCGCCTGACACCTTCGAGCGGCCGATCTATGCCGGCAACGCGATCCAGACGGTGAAGTCCAAGGACGCCAAGAAGGTCATCACGGTGCGGACCTCGACCTTTGCCGCGGCCGGCGACGGCGGCAGCGCGCCGGTCGAGAACGCCGCAGCCGCGGCCGATCCGGGCCTTTCCAGCTTCGTTGGCGAGGAGGTCGCCAAGAGCGATCGTCCCGAACTGACCTCGGCCAAGATCATCGTTTCCGGCGGACGCGCCATGCAGAGCCGCGAGAACTTTGCCAAATATATCGAACCGCTCGCCGACAAGCTCGGCGCCGGCGTCGGCGCCTCGCGCGCCGCGGTCGACGCTGGCTATGCACCCAACGACTGGCAGGTCGGCCAGACCGGCAAGGTGGTCGCCCCGGAACTCTATGTCGCAATCGGCATTTCCGGCGCGATCCAGCATCTCGCCGGCATGAAAGATTCCAAGGTGATCGTTGCGATCAACAAGGATGAAGACGCGCCGATCTTCCAGGTTGCCGATTATGGCCTGGTCGCGGACCTCTATCAGGCGGTTCCTGAGCTGACCGAGGCGCTCGGCAAGCTCGGGAAGTAA
- a CDS encoding electron transfer flavoprotein subunit beta/FixA family protein, translating into MKVLVPVKRVVDYNVKVRVKSDGTGVELANVKMSMNPFDEIAVEEALRLKEAGKATEVVVVSIGPAQASETIRTGLAMGADRGILVKAEGNVEPLAVAKILKAVADAEKPGLIILGKQAIDDDSNQTGQMLAALLGWSQATFASKLEVEGSDFKVTREVDGGLQTVQLKGPAIVTTDLRLNEPRYASLPNIMKAKKKPIDDKNASDYGVDLTPHLEVLKTAEPPGRKGGVKVKDVAELVSKLKTEAGVL; encoded by the coding sequence ATGAAGGTTCTTGTGCCGGTAAAGCGGGTGGTCGATTACAACGTCAAGGTCCGCGTCAAGAGCGACGGAACGGGCGTGGAACTGGCCAACGTCAAGATGTCGATGAATCCGTTCGACGAAATCGCCGTCGAGGAAGCGCTGCGCCTGAAGGAAGCCGGCAAGGCGACCGAAGTGGTGGTGGTGTCGATCGGCCCGGCGCAGGCCTCGGAGACGATCCGGACCGGTCTGGCGATGGGCGCCGACCGCGGCATCTTGGTCAAGGCCGAAGGCAACGTCGAGCCGCTCGCGGTCGCGAAGATTCTCAAGGCGGTGGCCGACGCGGAGAAGCCCGGTCTCATCATTCTCGGCAAGCAGGCGATCGACGACGATTCCAACCAGACCGGCCAGATGCTGGCCGCGCTGCTGGGCTGGTCGCAGGCAACGTTTGCCTCCAAGCTCGAAGTCGAAGGCAGTGACTTCAAGGTGACGCGCGAAGTCGACGGCGGCCTGCAGACCGTGCAGCTGAAGGGGCCGGCGATCGTCACCACCGACCTTCGCCTGAACGAGCCGCGCTATGCGTCGCTGCCCAACATCATGAAGGCGAAGAAGAAGCCGATCGACGACAAGAACGCGTCCGATTACGGCGTCGATCTCACGCCGCATCTGGAAGTGCTGAAGACGGCGGAACCGCCCGGCCGCAAGGGAGGCGTCAAGGTCAAGGACGTCGCTGAGCTCGTATCCAAACTCAAGACCGAAGCCGGGGTTCTCTGA
- a CDS encoding cob(I)yrinic acid a,c-diamide adenosyltransferase codes for MVVLNRIYTKTGDDGTTALGSGERRPKYDLRINAYGTVDETNAAIGVVRLHLGEARELDAMLGRIQNDLFDLGADLAVPQRDGKAERLRMLASQVERLERDIDGLNEHLAPLTSFVLPGGTPAAAYLHLARTICRRAERIMVELAANPEEPVSAAAIQYMNRLSDFLFVASRAMNDNGAGDVLWVPGQNR; via the coding sequence ATGGTCGTGCTCAACCGCATCTATACCAAGACCGGCGATGACGGCACCACCGCGCTCGGCAGCGGCGAACGCCGGCCGAAATATGATCTGCGCATTAATGCCTACGGCACCGTGGATGAAACCAACGCTGCCATCGGCGTGGTGCGGCTGCATCTTGGCGAGGCCCGCGAACTCGATGCGATGCTGGGCCGGATCCAGAACGACCTGTTCGATCTCGGGGCCGACCTCGCGGTGCCCCAGCGCGACGGCAAGGCCGAGCGCTTGAGGATGCTGGCGAGCCAGGTCGAGCGGCTCGAGCGCGACATCGATGGGCTGAATGAACATCTCGCGCCCCTGACCTCGTTCGTCCTGCCCGGCGGTACCCCCGCTGCGGCATACCTGCATCTCGCCCGCACCATATGCCGCAGGGCGGAACGGATCATGGTGGAACTCGCCGCCAATCCCGAGGAGCCGGTCAGCGCGGCTGCCATTCAATATATGAACCGACTGTCGGATTTCCTGTTCGTCGCCAGCCGTGCCATGAACGATAATGGGGCCGGAGACGTGTTGTGGGTGCCGGGTCAGAACCGTTAA
- a CDS encoding twin transmembrane helix small protein, whose protein sequence is MTSFLSSIVLPIAVAAVAIVLLLGLINMMRGGSPSRSQNLMRLRVLLQFVAIVITMVVVWAMGR, encoded by the coding sequence ATGACATCCTTTCTGAGTTCGATCGTCCTCCCCATCGCGGTTGCGGCCGTGGCTATCGTGCTGCTGCTCGGCCTCATCAACATGATGCGGGGCGGCTCGCCGAGCCGTTCGCAGAATCTGATGCGGCTTCGTGTGTTGCTGCAGTTCGTCGCCATCGTCATCACCATGGTCGTGGTCTGGGCGATGGGCAGATAA
- a CDS encoding YihY/virulence factor BrkB family protein yields the protein MEAFYTFLADDGWAIASHIALSSLMALFPFLIVLTSLAGFFGSKELADGAVALLLQTWPQQVADALSAEIHDVLTTTRGGILTVGVVLAVYFASNGVEALRVALNRAYSVVEPRAWYWLRLESIGYTLVAAITSLLMAFLIVLGPLILETARRHIPFFIESNESFLFFARYGITITAMTVALIVLHAWLPCGRRSFLQILPGIVFTMVASLISGIVFGQYLARFASNYVTMYAGLASVIIALVFLYFISAIFVFGGELNAAIMKSQLPKGMSLHAAQSPRRAETQA from the coding sequence ATGGAGGCGTTTTATACGTTCCTTGCCGATGACGGCTGGGCGATCGCAAGCCACATCGCGCTTTCGAGCTTGATGGCACTATTTCCGTTCCTGATCGTGCTGACGTCACTGGCCGGCTTTTTCGGCTCCAAGGAACTCGCCGACGGAGCCGTGGCACTGTTGCTGCAAACCTGGCCGCAGCAGGTCGCGGACGCGCTGTCAGCCGAAATCCACGACGTGCTGACCACGACGCGCGGCGGCATCCTGACCGTCGGCGTGGTGCTGGCGGTCTACTTCGCCTCCAACGGCGTCGAGGCGCTGCGGGTGGCGCTGAACCGCGCTTATTCGGTGGTCGAGCCGCGGGCGTGGTACTGGCTGCGGCTGGAATCGATCGGCTACACGCTAGTCGCCGCCATCACGTCGCTGTTGATGGCGTTCCTGATCGTGCTCGGCCCGCTGATCCTGGAGACGGCCCGACGCCACATTCCGTTCTTCATCGAGAGCAACGAAAGCTTCCTGTTTTTCGCCCGCTACGGCATCACGATCACGGCGATGACCGTGGCGCTGATCGTGCTGCATGCCTGGCTACCCTGCGGCCGGCGAAGCTTTCTGCAGATCCTTCCCGGTATCGTGTTTACGATGGTGGCCTCGCTGATCTCGGGCATCGTGTTCGGCCAGTATCTGGCGCGCTTCGCCAGCAACTACGTGACGATGTATGCGGGGCTTGCCTCGGTCATCATCGCGCTGGTGTTTCTGTATTTCATTTCGGCGATTTTCGTCTTTGGCGGCGAACTGAATGCGGCGATCATGAAGTCGCAATTGCCGAAGGGGATGTCGCTTCATGCAGCGCAGTCGCCAAGGCGCGCGGAGACACAGGCTTGA